From a single Phragmites australis chromosome 7, lpPhrAust1.1, whole genome shotgun sequence genomic region:
- the LOC133924214 gene encoding protein PHLOEM UNLOADING MODULATOR-like, with protein MAKAKAPRPKPPRAASRRLLGIGGLGIAAAAYVGVDYLRYLSPAWHDRLQPALWAALALAAAARAPFYRHWAAELRAALPFLGSIAFMLAAFLCEAISVRFVSAVMGLQWHRSAAPLPDTGQWLLLSLNEKLPQSVVDLLRAHVITLHHYLMLFIMLGFSVLFDCIKAPGLGIATRYMFTMAIGRLLRTITFIATILPSARPWCAAARYRIPEHPHPWAQKYYVPYASDSNAIRRVITDDMAYAAVQAYPGEYRPDWGRMSFLVDILRPTLGEGPSWYHLLKKASGGCNDLMYSGHMLVAVLTAMAWTEAYGGWISVAIWILVLHSAQREIRERHHYSVDCIVAIYVGVLLWRMTGFIWSARDASRARRLAKLDEVQSRLIHAAKDSNIDEIRGLLKEVELASQERQGFSQRAILAFAAVTIMFTLSCVLLAFTMTSDG; from the exons ATGGCGAAGGCGAAGGCACCGAGGCCGAAGCCGCCGCGGGCAGCCAGCCGACGACTCCTCGGTATTGGCGGGCTAGGCATCGCAGCGGCGGCGTACGTGGGCGTGGACTACCTGCGGTACCTGTCGCCGGCGTGGCACGACCGGCTGCAGCCGGCGCTCTGGGCGGCGCtggcgctcgccgccgccgcgcgggcccCGTTCTACCGCCACTGGGCAGCCGAGCTGCGCGCCGCGCTTCCCTTCCTCGGCTCCATCGCCTTCATGCTCGCCGCCTTCCTCTGCGAGGCCATCTCCGTCCGCTTCGTCTCCGCCGTCATGGGGCTCCAGTGGCACAG ATCTGCTGCTCCGCTTCCTGACACTGGTCAATGGCTGCTTCTGTCATTGAATGAGAAGCTTCCTCAAAGCGTGGTTGATCTACTGAGAGCTCATGTTATCACTCTTCACCATTACTTGATGTTGTTTATCATGCTGGGGTTCTCAGTGCTGTTTGACTGCATCAAAGCTCCTGGCCTTGGTATAGCCACAAGATATATGTTCACTATGGCAATTGGTCGTTTGCTTCGGACGATAACATTTATTGCTACTATTCTTCCATCTGCAAGACCTTGGTGTGCTGCAGCTCGTTATCGAATACCTGAGCATCCTCACCCTTGGGcacaaaaatattatgttcCATATGCTTCTGACTCAAACGCTATTCGTAGGGTCATAACGGATGATATGGCCTATG CTGCTGTTCAAGCTTACCCAGGTGAATATAGGCCTGATTGGGGACGGATGAGCTTCCTAGTGGACATTTTGAGACCAACTCTTGGAGAAGGGCCATCATGGTACCATTTGTTGAAGAAAGCTAGTGGTGGTTGCAATGATCTTATGTACAGTGGACACATGCTTGTTGCTGTTCTTACTGCAATGGCGTGGACG GAAGCATACGGGGGCTGGATATCCGTCGCGATATGGATTCTCGTCCTACACAGTGCACAAAGGGAGATACGCGAACGGCACCACTACAGCGTGGACTGCATCGTGGCGATCTACGTTGGTGTCCTCTTGTGGCGAATGACAGGTTTCATCTGGTCTGCCAGAGACGCCAGCCGAGCCAGAAGGCTTGCCAAGCTTGATGAGGTCCAGAGCAGGCTGATCCATGCTGCCAAGGACTCGAACATCGACGAGATCAGGGGCCTGCTGAAGGAGGTCGAGCTGGCTAGCCAAGAAAGGCAGGGATTCTCGCAGAGGGCGATCCTGGCCTTCGCCGCTGTGACAATCATGTTCACATTGTCATGTGTTCTCCTTGCCTTCACAATGACCAGCGACGGTTGA
- the LOC133923495 gene encoding peroxidase 72-like codes for MARRHWSSGLAVAVAALAVLSVLCSGHPVPVPGHGGGGGFVPLQPHFYDHTCPQMQAIVGAIVAKEHAKDPRMAASLLRMHFHDCFVQGCDASVLLDADGSGRFATEKRSNPNRDSLRGYEVIDEIKAALEHACPHTVSCADIVAIAARDSTVLTGGPGWEVPLGRRDSLTASLSGSNNLIPAPNDTLPTIIGKFANQGLDVVDLVALSGAHTIGDSRCVSFRQRLYGQNSNGQVDLTLSAGYAAELRARCPRSGGDQNLFALDPVSQFRFDNQYYRNILAMDGLLSSDEILLTQGRQTMELVHRFAASQELFFEQFARSMVKMGNISPLTGYSGEIRKSCRRVNHF; via the exons ATGGCGCGGCGTCATTGGAGCAGCGGCCTCGCGGTCGCCGTCGCAGCGCTCGCCGTACTGTCCGTGCTCTGCTCCGGGCACCcggtgccggtgccggggcacggcggcggtggcggcttcGTCCCGCTGCAGCCGCACTTCTACGACCACACGTGCCCGCAGATGCAGGCCATCGTAGGGGCCATCGTGGCGAAGGAGCACGCCAAGGACCCGCGCATGGCGGCGTCCTTGCTGCGGATGcacttccacgactgcttcgtgCAGGGCTGCGACGCGTCCGTGCTGCTCgacgccgacggcagcggcagGTTCGCCACCGAGAAGCGGTCCAACCCGAACCGGGACTCGCTCAGGGGTTACGAGGTCATCGACGAGATCAAGGCCGCGCTCGAGCACGCCTGCCCGCacaccgtctcctgcgccgacatcGTCGCCATCGCCGCCAGGGACTCCACCGTTCTG ACCGGCGGACCCGGCTGGGAGGTGCCACTGGGGAGGAGGGACTCCCTGACGGCAAGCCTGAGCGGCTCCAACAACCTCATCCCTGCTCCTAACGACACTCTCCCCACCATCATCGGCAAGTTCGCCAACCAAGGCCTCGACGTCGTCGACCTCGTCGCCCTCTCAG GAGCACACACCATCGGCGACTCGCGGTGCGTCAGCTTCCGGCAGCGGCTGTACGGCCAGAACAGCAACGGGCAGGTGGACCTGACGCTGAGCGCCGGGTACGCGGCCGAGCTCCGCGCGCGGTGCCCGCGGTCGGGCGGCGACCAGAACCTGTTCGCGCTGGACCCGGTCAGCCAGTTCCGGTTCGACAACCAGTACTACCGCAACATCCTGGCCATGGACGGGCTGCTCAGCTCCGACGAGATCCTGCTCACGCAGGGGCGCCAGACCATGGAGCTCGTCCATCGCTTCGCCGCCAGCCAGGAGCTCTTCTTCGAGCAGTTCGCCAGGTCCATGGTGAAGATGGGCAACATCTCGCCGCTCACCGGGTACAGCGGCGAGATCAGGAAGAGCTGCAGGAGGGTCAACCACTTCTAG
- the LOC133924216 gene encoding putative disease resistance protein At4g19050, protein MQAFPQPPTQHSDRHIEIGDGGLSLESELEAAISSSSKRNLADMMTEFAESLHVHDISTSVSMPAGPSVRWCRVERCPNLDTVFATNNWFNQLETIWASDLLMARCILDKYSRVPFESNNLQHLHLRSCPRLQFVLPVSDIYAFPNLKTLHIIHCGDLRHVFVLDEMPPEEREIAPFRKLATIHLHDLPNLRQICEVKMLAPALETIRIRGCFGLRRLPAVAAREPGAKRPTVEMEKDVWDALEWDGLAADHHPDRFEAPVHYSRYYKRRLLRGTVLR, encoded by the exons ATGCAAGCCTTCCCGCAACCTCCGACTCAACATTCGGATCGCCATATCGAGATTGGTGATGGGGGCCTCAGCCTCGAGAGTGAGCTAGAAGCAGCAATTTCTTCTTCAAGTAAAAGAAATTTAGCTGATATGATGACAGAGTTTGCCGAATCTCTGCATGTGCATGACATCTCAACCAGCGTTAGCATGCCAGCAGGACCATCCGTCAGGTGGTGCCGCGTGGAGAGGTGCCCCAACTTGGACACCGTCTTCGCTACGAACAACTGGTTCAATCAACTGGAGACCATCTGGGCATCGGATCTCCTGATGGCCCGCTGCATTTTAGACAAATATTCCCGTGTGCCTTTTGAATCCAACAATCTGCAGCACTTGCATCTGCGCTCCTGCCCAAGGCTCCAGTTTGTGCTGCCGGTGTCTGATATCTACGCCTTCCCCAACCTGAAGACCCTCCACATCATCCACTGCGGCGACCTCAGGCACGTCTTCGTGCTTGACGAAATGCCCCcggaggagagagagatagcTCCGTTCCGGAAGCTGGCCACCATCCACCTGCACGACCTGCCGAATCTGCGGCAGATATGCGAGGTCAAGATGCTCGCACCCGCTCTGGAGACCATCAGGATCAGGGGATGCTTTGGCTTGCGCCGGCTGCCGGCCGTGGCGGCCCGCGAGCCAGGCGCGAAGAGGCCGAccgtggagatggagaaggacgTGTGGGACGCGCTGGAGTGGGACGGGCTGGCCGCCGACCACCACCCTGACCGCTTCGAGGCGCCCGTGCACTACTCGCGCTACTACAAGAGGCGCCTCCTCAGGGGCACCGTCCTCAG GTGA